In one window of Nakamurella alba DNA:
- a CDS encoding LysR substrate-binding domain-containing protein, protein MLSSRMPELTALQVLVTVARSPSLNAAAKALGVSQQAVSARVAGLESLVGVPLILRTRQGISMTKAGSTVAEWAHRLLDVAAELDSGLATLRDDGQAHIRIAASLTIAEHLLPGWLVGVRSPGRPNPEIQVVATNSDQVLELLRAGEVDLGFVEKPGVLTDVRSRTVARDELVVVVPPGHPWTRRGFVLDAHLLADTAIVSRETGSGTREALLHALRRVEGPGFRLRPALMSLSSTTAVRAAVAAGAGPAVLSRLAVDEDVRAGRLVEIPLPGVDLRRALRAAWVGGSAPPAGVARDLVAHLGSRRPTA, encoded by the coding sequence GTGCTCAGCAGCCGCATGCCGGAGCTGACCGCACTGCAGGTGCTGGTCACGGTCGCCCGCTCGCCGAGCCTCAACGCGGCGGCCAAGGCTCTCGGGGTGAGCCAGCAGGCGGTCTCGGCCCGCGTCGCCGGCCTCGAGTCGTTGGTCGGTGTGCCGCTGATATTGCGCACCCGCCAGGGGATCTCCATGACGAAGGCCGGCAGCACCGTCGCGGAGTGGGCCCACCGGCTGCTGGACGTGGCGGCGGAGCTGGACTCCGGTTTGGCCACGCTGCGGGACGACGGTCAGGCCCACATCAGGATCGCCGCGAGCCTCACCATCGCCGAGCACCTGCTGCCCGGCTGGCTGGTCGGCGTCCGGTCACCCGGCCGGCCGAACCCCGAGATCCAGGTGGTGGCGACCAACAGCGACCAGGTCCTCGAACTCCTCCGCGCCGGTGAGGTCGATCTCGGTTTCGTCGAGAAGCCCGGCGTCCTCACCGATGTGCGGAGCCGGACCGTCGCGCGGGACGAACTGGTCGTCGTCGTTCCGCCCGGTCACCCCTGGACCCGGCGCGGATTCGTCCTCGACGCCCACCTGCTCGCCGACACCGCCATCGTCTCCCGGGAGACCGGGTCCGGCACCAGGGAGGCCCTGCTGCACGCACTCCGCCGGGTGGAAGGGCCGGGGTTCCGACTCCGGCCCGCGCTGATGTCGTTGTCCTCCACCACGGCGGTGCGGGCCGCGGTCGCGGCCGGCGCCGGACCGGCCGTGCTCAGCCGGCTCGCGGTGGATGAGGACGTCAGAGCCGGTCGCCTGGTCGAGATCCCCCTGCCGGGCGTTGATCTCCGGCGGGCGCTCCGAGCTGCCTGGGTTGGCGGCAGCGCGCCACCGGCAGGAGTGGCGCGCGACCTGGTCGCCCACCTCGGATCCCGTCGACCGACTGCCTGA
- a CDS encoding VWD domain-containing protein, producing the protein MSVPKSIRARAKWAAVPLAIGALMVAGLPMASAGAPADELTRSPWQMFIEPQPHGATQFKSSVNGDRGFFEESKVPAASESGWRAAPDPDTIGFDGSVTADDGKTYGGGDGSRLKDFECLQAVDYTYFQTFVNVPAGTTVKEFEISFGVVDDAALITIYNDTNPDGRVVDNSYVKLGESASKNLASEITTGENRVVITQLDDCAPGNNITAEVRLNGESVVVDSTPSAPTSAPVPPDADVVPNARGDVHIRTPDGLKYDFQEVGDYELVRSSSGDLIVQARQITYPKKPSVSINGAGAVYAAGDTLVFTATPERGLTINGTATDLPTADTTLPGGSQLYVSAANDYTIVLPNGDTGVRIVVQQGYVDIGVAKLGGSQTYAGLLGNLDGDPSNDLTPRTGDPLTPPATVEQLRTFGDTWRVPTADSLFDTAHPEGENATQEEEPQTIADLEPAAVQAATATCEGAGVTDQVAQQDCVYDVAATGDEAFVASAVAYQEAVEAAPEPVTVVEAVETSSAAPSSSAAPSSAAPTASSSAASSAASSPASSSAAATTSASATDSAATADSDSGFPIWAIILIVVVVIVVIVVIVLMSRRRSSSTRA; encoded by the coding sequence GTGTCAGTACCGAAGAGCATTCGCGCACGGGCGAAGTGGGCCGCGGTCCCGCTCGCGATCGGCGCCCTGATGGTCGCGGGTCTGCCCATGGCATCGGCCGGGGCCCCCGCGGACGAGTTGACCCGATCGCCGTGGCAGATGTTCATCGAGCCGCAGCCGCACGGCGCGACCCAGTTCAAGAGCAGCGTGAACGGCGACCGGGGATTCTTCGAGGAGTCCAAGGTCCCGGCCGCATCCGAGTCGGGCTGGCGCGCGGCTCCGGACCCGGACACCATCGGTTTCGACGGCTCGGTGACCGCAGACGACGGCAAGACCTACGGCGGCGGGGACGGGTCCCGCCTCAAGGACTTCGAGTGCCTGCAGGCCGTGGACTACACCTACTTCCAGACGTTCGTGAACGTGCCGGCCGGCACCACCGTCAAGGAGTTCGAGATCTCCTTCGGCGTCGTCGACGACGCCGCGCTGATCACCATCTACAACGACACCAACCCTGACGGCCGGGTGGTCGACAACAGCTACGTCAAGCTGGGGGAGTCCGCGTCCAAGAACCTGGCCTCCGAGATCACCACGGGCGAGAACCGTGTGGTGATCACCCAACTCGACGACTGCGCCCCGGGCAACAACATCACCGCCGAGGTCAGGCTCAACGGCGAGTCCGTCGTCGTGGACTCCACCCCCAGCGCACCGACCAGCGCCCCGGTGCCCCCGGATGCCGACGTGGTGCCCAATGCCCGCGGCGACGTGCACATTCGCACCCCCGACGGGCTGAAGTACGACTTCCAGGAGGTCGGGGACTACGAACTCGTGCGCTCCTCCTCCGGTGACCTGATCGTGCAGGCCCGGCAGATCACCTACCCGAAGAAGCCCAGCGTCTCGATCAACGGGGCCGGCGCGGTCTACGCGGCCGGTGACACACTGGTCTTCACCGCCACCCCGGAGCGCGGGCTGACCATCAACGGCACGGCCACCGACCTGCCCACAGCCGACACCACGCTGCCGGGCGGGTCGCAGCTGTACGTCAGCGCGGCCAACGACTACACGATCGTGCTGCCGAACGGGGACACGGGCGTTCGCATCGTCGTCCAGCAGGGGTACGTCGATATCGGCGTCGCCAAGCTGGGCGGCAGCCAGACCTACGCCGGGCTGCTCGGCAACCTCGACGGCGACCCCAGTAACGACCTGACCCCGCGCACCGGTGACCCGCTCACCCCGCCGGCCACCGTCGAGCAGCTGCGAACCTTCGGCGACACCTGGCGCGTCCCGACCGCGGATTCCCTCTTCGACACCGCGCACCCGGAGGGCGAGAACGCCACCCAGGAAGAAGAACCGCAGACCATCGCCGACCTCGAGCCGGCCGCCGTCCAGGCAGCGACCGCCACCTGCGAGGGTGCCGGAGTGACCGATCAGGTCGCCCAGCAGGACTGCGTCTACGACGTCGCCGCCACCGGTGACGAGGCGTTCGTCGCCAGCGCCGTCGCCTACCAGGAAGCGGTCGAGGCCGCCCCCGAGCCGGTCACCGTGGTGGAGGCCGTCGAGACCTCCTCCGCGGCACCGTCGTCCTCGGCGGCCCCGTCCTCCGCGGCGCCGACGGCATCGTCCTCCGCGGCATCCTCGGCGGCTTCGTCGCCGGCATCGTCCTCCGCCGCGGCGACCACGTCGGCGTCCGCGACCGACAGCGCCGCTACCGCCGACAGTGACAGCGGATTCCCGATCTGGGCGATCATCCTGATCGTCGTGGTCGTCATCGTGGTGATCGTCGTCATCGTCCTGATGTCGCGCCGACGCTCCTCGTCCACCCGCGCCTGA
- a CDS encoding quinone oxidoreductase family protein has product MRALVVKDVGASPVVADFAEPDPGPDEIVVEMLAAGVHPIVRMIAAGRHYGSHAELPFVPGVDGIGRLPDGTVAYVGFARAPWGTLCERTVIPAGWSIPLPAGADPVVVAATMNPLAAVWMALVHRAALKSGERLLVLGATGASGRLAVQLAAGMGAGEVVAVGRNPAVLEQLGAAPGVTAVSLSDTDRLAGVLGEQGVDVVLDYLWGPPAETVIGLLTRTGLTHHATGTRWVQVGEMAGSRMTLDATPLRSSGLTLLGSGAGSVDPRVVAGAIPELLGMVASGSVAAELRAVPLADAGTAWDLEDPRRLVVTF; this is encoded by the coding sequence ATGCGCGCGTTGGTCGTGAAGGACGTCGGGGCGTCGCCGGTGGTGGCGGACTTCGCGGAGCCGGACCCCGGTCCGGACGAGATCGTGGTCGAGATGCTCGCTGCCGGCGTGCATCCCATCGTCCGGATGATCGCGGCGGGTCGGCATTACGGGTCGCATGCCGAGCTGCCCTTCGTGCCCGGGGTGGACGGGATCGGCCGGCTGCCCGACGGCACCGTCGCCTACGTCGGCTTCGCGCGGGCGCCCTGGGGGACGCTGTGCGAGCGCACGGTGATCCCGGCCGGCTGGTCGATCCCGTTGCCGGCCGGGGCGGACCCGGTGGTGGTCGCGGCGACGATGAACCCGCTCGCCGCGGTCTGGATGGCGTTGGTGCACCGGGCGGCGCTGAAGTCGGGGGAGCGGCTGCTGGTGCTCGGTGCCACCGGGGCCAGTGGCCGGCTGGCGGTGCAGCTGGCGGCCGGGATGGGCGCCGGCGAGGTGGTGGCTGTGGGTCGGAATCCGGCGGTGCTGGAGCAACTCGGTGCGGCGCCGGGTGTGACTGCGGTGTCACTGTCCGACACCGACCGTCTGGCAGGGGTTCTCGGCGAGCAGGGTGTCGATGTGGTGCTGGACTACCTCTGGGGACCGCCGGCCGAGACGGTCATCGGGCTGCTCACCCGGACCGGACTCACGCACCACGCGACCGGGACGCGGTGGGTACAGGTGGGCGAGATGGCCGGCTCCCGCATGACTCTCGACGCCACGCCGCTCCGGTCGTCCGGATTGACGTTGCTGGGGTCCGGAGCCGGGTCGGTGGATCCGCGGGTGGTGGCCGGTGCGATCCCGGAGTTGCTCGGGATGGTGGCGAGCGGTTCGGTGGCCGCGGAGCTGCGCGCGGTGCCGCTGGCGGACGCCGGAACCGCCTGGGATCTCGAGGATCCCAGGCGGCTGGTGGTCACGTTCTGA
- a CDS encoding TDT family transporter, protein MSTPTIARPHQPARLRERPDTARVFEHITPNWFAAVMGTGIVANAAAGLPWHPGPLRAFTLAIWVLAVLMLATIGTAFLLHWRRHPDNARGYARHPVMVQFYGALPMAILTVGAGTLLVGRDVIGLHAAVVVDLALWTTGTIIGLGTSLWVPFRMITRHDHAKAVALPAWLMPIVPPMVSASTGALLLPHVPAGQARLTLLIACYAMFGMSLLLGMITITMIYSRLVHGGLPALQAAPTVWITLGMIGQSVTAANLLGAGAGDVLPAPYAGGLRIFGLVFGMVMGGFGALMFALAIALTVHAGRRGLRFSLTWWSFTFPVGTCVTGASALGTTAGSTVVHGLAVVLYVVLLGAWATVAIITARGAWRGSLPGPA, encoded by the coding sequence GTGAGCACCCCGACCATCGCCCGCCCGCACCAGCCGGCCCGGCTCCGCGAGCGGCCCGACACCGCGCGGGTGTTCGAGCACATCACCCCGAACTGGTTCGCCGCGGTGATGGGCACGGGCATCGTCGCCAACGCAGCGGCCGGCCTCCCCTGGCATCCTGGGCCGCTGCGGGCGTTCACCCTGGCCATCTGGGTGCTGGCCGTGCTGATGCTGGCGACCATCGGCACGGCCTTCCTGCTGCACTGGCGACGGCACCCCGACAACGCTCGCGGATATGCCCGGCACCCGGTGATGGTCCAGTTCTACGGCGCCCTGCCGATGGCGATCCTCACCGTCGGGGCCGGCACCCTGCTCGTCGGCCGGGACGTCATCGGCCTGCACGCCGCCGTGGTGGTCGACCTCGCGCTGTGGACCACCGGGACGATCATCGGGCTGGGCACCAGTCTGTGGGTGCCGTTCCGGATGATCACCCGCCATGACCACGCGAAGGCCGTGGCGCTCCCCGCCTGGCTCATGCCGATCGTCCCGCCAATGGTCTCGGCATCCACCGGAGCCCTGCTGCTGCCGCACGTCCCGGCCGGGCAGGCCCGGTTGACGCTGCTCATCGCCTGCTACGCGATGTTCGGGATGAGCCTGCTGCTCGGGATGATCACGATCACGATGATCTATTCGCGACTCGTCCACGGCGGTCTGCCGGCGCTGCAGGCGGCGCCGACGGTGTGGATCACCCTCGGCATGATTGGCCAGTCCGTCACCGCGGCCAACCTCCTCGGCGCCGGTGCCGGCGACGTCCTGCCCGCTCCGTACGCCGGCGGCCTGCGAATCTTCGGCCTGGTGTTCGGGATGGTGATGGGCGGCTTCGGCGCCCTGATGTTCGCCCTGGCGATCGCGCTGACGGTGCACGCCGGGCGGCGCGGCCTGCGCTTCTCGCTCACCTGGTGGAGCTTCACCTTCCCGGTCGGTACCTGCGTCACCGGCGCATCGGCCCTCGGGACGACCGCCGGATCCACCGTCGTGCACGGGCTGGCCGTGGTGCTGTACGTCGTCCTGCTCGGCGCGTGGGCGACGGTCGCCATCATCACCGCCCGGGGCGCGTGGAGAGGTTCGCTGCCCGGGCCGGCCTGA
- a CDS encoding aminoglycoside phosphotransferase family protein, which yields MSATPPARADIPPDNQVISLLLREHAPHLGEMSIRPSLSFGSSNWVFRIGEALAIRLPRSDDYVKDLLNEVRWMPYLGPHLTAPIPEVVASGPPSKALPRPWAILSWLPGTLPLALGAAQQALLAESLGGFLQSLHAVSTTDIPAGPERWGYRCGEPVTDLIDGWAAHAADQLADLFDPTKVREAWRRLRDVPAATDAPCWVHTDLSEENLLTHHDGTLAGVIDFGGIGVGDRSVDMLYAWSLFDGPARELFRVASGADAGTWSRARAWAFVGPGLLTIANYRHTMPAWVARLTAMVERAAAEVDIRLR from the coding sequence GTGAGCGCCACACCTCCGGCTCGGGCCGACATCCCGCCGGATAACCAGGTCATCTCTCTTCTTCTCCGTGAGCATGCGCCTCATCTCGGCGAGATGTCGATACGGCCGAGCCTGTCGTTCGGAAGCAGCAATTGGGTGTTCCGGATCGGGGAGGCTCTCGCCATTCGACTGCCCCGCTCTGACGACTACGTCAAGGACCTATTGAACGAGGTCCGCTGGATGCCCTACCTCGGGCCACATCTCACGGCCCCCATCCCCGAGGTTGTCGCTTCGGGCCCGCCGAGCAAGGCATTGCCGCGGCCATGGGCGATCCTGTCGTGGCTACCCGGCACACTCCCACTTGCGTTGGGCGCCGCGCAGCAAGCTCTCCTGGCGGAGTCCCTGGGTGGTTTCCTGCAGAGTCTGCACGCGGTCTCCACCACGGATATTCCAGCCGGCCCGGAGCGCTGGGGTTACCGCTGCGGCGAGCCGGTCACCGATCTGATCGACGGCTGGGCCGCTCACGCAGCCGATCAACTGGCGGACCTGTTCGACCCGACCAAGGTCCGTGAGGCATGGCGACGCCTGCGCGATGTACCCGCCGCCACCGACGCGCCCTGCTGGGTGCACACCGACCTGTCCGAGGAGAATCTGCTCACGCACCACGACGGCACCCTCGCCGGCGTGATCGACTTCGGTGGCATCGGCGTCGGCGATCGTTCCGTGGACATGCTCTATGCCTGGAGCCTTTTCGACGGTCCGGCCCGTGAACTGTTCCGAGTGGCATCGGGAGCCGACGCCGGCACCTGGAGCCGCGCTCGTGCCTGGGCTTTCGTCGGCCCGGGGCTGCTCACCATCGCGAACTATCGACACACCATGCCCGCCTGGGTGGCGCGACTGACTGCGATGGTCGAGAGGGCCGCGGCCGAAGTGGACATCCGACTCCGGTGA
- a CDS encoding TetR/AcrR family transcriptional regulator C-terminal domain-containing protein codes for MALDREQIVRTALEQLDEVGLDGLTLRELATRLGVKAPALYWHFDSKAALLDEMATTMLRDLMATVPDDFAPSGSGWRAFLEGAARGLHGMMRGRRDGAKVFSGTYLTDDALIGRSDVPLGVLIDAGLDLRSATWAFHTVYCFVVGFTIEEQAVEPSPGKRDERFDPDRRAARTDSELAAAAGEHLFGAAQPRFDFGLDLLLDGLAARIHATERA; via the coding sequence ATGGCCCTGGACCGCGAGCAGATCGTCCGGACCGCCCTCGAGCAGCTGGACGAGGTCGGTCTCGACGGTCTGACCCTGCGGGAACTGGCGACCCGGCTCGGGGTCAAGGCACCTGCGCTCTACTGGCACTTCGACTCCAAGGCCGCGCTGCTCGACGAGATGGCGACGACCATGCTGCGCGATCTGATGGCGACGGTGCCGGACGACTTCGCCCCGAGCGGGAGCGGATGGCGGGCCTTCCTCGAGGGCGCCGCGCGCGGCCTGCACGGAATGATGCGGGGACGCCGCGACGGCGCAAAGGTGTTCAGTGGCACCTACCTCACCGACGATGCATTGATAGGGAGATCCGATGTGCCGCTGGGGGTGTTGATCGACGCCGGCCTCGACCTGCGCTCGGCCACCTGGGCGTTCCACACGGTCTACTGCTTCGTCGTCGGGTTCACCATCGAGGAGCAGGCGGTGGAGCCGTCGCCCGGCAAGCGGGATGAACGGTTCGACCCGGACCGGCGCGCCGCCCGGACCGACTCCGAGCTGGCCGCGGCCGCCGGCGAGCACCTCTTCGGCGCCGCCCAACCCCGCTTCGACTTCGGCCTCGACCTGCTGCTGGACGGTCTCGCCGCCCGCATCCACGCCACGGAACGGGCCTGA
- a CDS encoding CocE/NonD family hydrolase has product MTRSADAPISPSTSVMSPERPWRRPGAARYAMARLRGLRRPQVTVYEAPRVVVDNDLPIPTRDGTVLRANVYRPQGAGPWPVIVCAHPYGKDNLPARGRNGWRLPPQYRMMRQTSPVRISQYTSWEAPDPAYWTDHGYVVVNADLRGSGTSEGVGTLLSAQEGRDVADIIQWASEQPWSTGSVGMIGVSYLAITQYSGAAERPDALRCIVPWEGFTDPYRDLMRPGGVRENGFLKLWTALMTASETVNLEKAARIHPTRDDWWTSLVRDISNIQVPVLLCTSFSDNNLHSRGTFRAFETVSSTDRFAWTHRSGKWSTFYSDEAKEAQLAFFDHFLADRAPRPDLPAVRLEVRDSRDTVTVVRREDAWPLARTLWTPWYLDNGRLGDHPSTHAGTARFDLRRQGLSFRRTLGRDLELTGAMALRIWIELDGTTDADLYVGVEKWRNGRYVPFEGSYGFGRDRVTTGWQRVSMRELDEEKSRPGRPEHTFDRPQPMTTGEVVPVDVALGPSATSFRSGDEIRLVIAGRWLWPSNPLTGQFPAHYARGPRGRATLHWGPERPAALTVPVIPSSEF; this is encoded by the coding sequence ATGACCAGGTCGGCCGATGCCCCGATCAGCCCGTCGACGAGTGTGATGTCCCCCGAGCGACCCTGGCGACGACCCGGCGCCGCGCGGTACGCCATGGCCCGACTCCGTGGTCTTCGACGGCCGCAGGTCACCGTGTACGAGGCACCCCGGGTGGTCGTCGACAACGACCTGCCGATCCCGACCCGCGACGGAACCGTGCTGCGCGCCAACGTCTACCGTCCGCAGGGCGCGGGTCCCTGGCCGGTCATCGTCTGCGCGCACCCCTACGGCAAGGACAACCTGCCGGCCCGCGGTCGGAACGGTTGGAGGCTGCCCCCGCAGTACCGGATGATGCGGCAGACGTCCCCGGTGCGGATCTCGCAGTACACCAGTTGGGAAGCCCCGGACCCGGCCTACTGGACCGACCACGGCTACGTGGTGGTCAACGCCGACCTCCGCGGCTCCGGTACCTCCGAAGGTGTCGGCACACTCCTGTCCGCGCAGGAGGGCCGGGATGTCGCCGACATCATCCAGTGGGCGTCCGAGCAGCCCTGGAGCACCGGCTCCGTCGGCATGATCGGCGTCTCCTACCTGGCGATCACCCAGTACTCCGGCGCCGCCGAACGTCCGGACGCGTTGCGGTGCATCGTGCCCTGGGAAGGTTTCACCGACCCCTACCGGGATCTGATGCGACCCGGCGGCGTCCGGGAGAACGGTTTCCTGAAGTTGTGGACCGCCCTGATGACGGCGTCCGAGACGGTCAACCTCGAGAAGGCCGCCCGCATCCATCCGACCCGCGACGACTGGTGGACATCGCTCGTCCGCGACATCAGCAACATCCAGGTGCCGGTGCTGCTGTGCACGTCGTTCTCGGACAACAACCTGCACAGTCGTGGCACCTTCCGTGCGTTCGAAACCGTCAGCAGCACAGACCGTTTCGCGTGGACTCACCGATCGGGGAAGTGGTCCACTTTCTACTCCGACGAGGCGAAGGAGGCACAACTCGCGTTCTTCGACCACTTCCTTGCGGACCGGGCACCCCGACCCGACCTGCCGGCGGTGCGCCTGGAGGTCAGGGACAGCCGCGACACCGTCACCGTCGTCCGCCGCGAGGACGCCTGGCCACTGGCCCGCACCCTGTGGACCCCTTGGTACCTCGACAACGGCAGGCTGGGCGACCACCCGTCGACGCACGCCGGAACCGCGCGCTTCGACCTGCGCCGCCAAGGACTGTCCTTCCGGCGCACGCTCGGACGCGACCTGGAACTGACCGGTGCGATGGCACTGCGCATCTGGATCGAACTCGACGGCACCACCGACGCCGATCTGTACGTCGGCGTCGAGAAGTGGCGCAACGGCAGGTATGTGCCCTTCGAGGGCTCGTACGGATTCGGTCGCGATCGGGTCACGACCGGGTGGCAGCGGGTCTCGATGCGCGAGCTCGACGAAGAGAAGTCGCGTCCCGGGCGTCCGGAGCACACGTTCGACCGCCCGCAGCCGATGACCACCGGAGAGGTGGTCCCCGTCGACGTCGCCCTCGGGCCTTCGGCGACCAGCTTCCGCTCGGGTGACGAGATCCGTCTTGTCATCGCCGGTCGTTGGCTGTGGCCGTCGAATCCGTTGACCGGGCAGTTCCCCGCCCACTACGCCCGCGGTCCTCGCGGTCGTGCGACCCTGCACTGGGGACCCGAACGTCCGGCTGCGCTCACCGTGCCGGTCATCCCGAGCTCGGAATTCTGA